In Streptomyces paludis, the genomic stretch GCTGGCCAGCAGCGGACGGCCGGGGGTCGCGATGCGTACCGGCGTGTCCGTCGTGTTGACCGTGCAGCGGAAGCCGGGCCGGCCGAGCACGAGTACGCCCTCGGGCGCGTCGTACCACTCCACGGCCGTGCCCGCGCCGAGCCCCGGGTGCTCCTTGCGTACGGTCAGGGCCGCCCGGTACAGCTCCAGCGTGGAGTCAGGGTCGCCGGTCTGGGCCTCGACCGAGTGCGCGCCCCAGCCGGCCGGCTGCGGGAGCCAGCTGCCGCCCGTACCGAATCCGTACGAACTGCCCTCGCGCGTCCAGGGGATGGGCACACGGCAGCCGTCGCGGTAGCCGTCCTGGCCGTCCGCGCGGAAGAACGACGGGTCCTGGCGGGCCTCGTCGGGCAGGTCGGTGACGTCGGGCAGGCCCAGTTCCTCGCCCTGGTAGAGATAGGCGGAGCCGGGCAGGGCCAGCATGAGCAGCGTCGCCGCGCGGGCCCGGCGCAGTCCGAGCGTACGGTCGCCGGCCTGCCGGGTCTGGGTGCCGACGCCGGGCGGGCTCGCGAAGCGGGTGGCGTGCCGGGTCACGTCGTGGTTGGAGAGCACCCAGGTGGCGGGGGCGCCGACCGGGCGCATCGCGGCGAGCGAGACCTCGATGACCTCGCGCAGCGCGGGCGCCTGCCAGGAGGTGCCCAGATACTGGAAGTTGAACGCCTGGTGGAGTTCGTCGGGGCGTACGTAGTTGGCGGTGCGCTCGACGGTCGGGGTCCATGCCTCGGCGACGGCGATCCGGTCGCCGGGGTACTCGTCGAGGATCGTGCGCCACTGCCGGTAGACCTCGTGCACCCCGTCCTGGTCGAAGAACGGCATGACGTCGTTGCCGAGCAGCCGCAGCTGGCCGCCCGCGCCGATGTCGGGCAGCCCGGCCGCCTTGACCAGGCCGTGGGCGACATCCACCCGGAAGCCGTCGACGCCCATGTCGAGCCAGAAGCGCAGGATGGAGCGGAACTCGTCGGCGACGGCCGGGTGGTCCCAGTTGAAGTCGGGCTGCTCGGGGGCGAAGAGATGGAGATACCAGTCGCCGGGGGCGCCGTCCGGGTCGGTGGTCCTGGTCCAGGCGGGGCCGCCGAAGATGGACTCCCAGTCGTTGGGCGGCAGTTCACCGTCCGGGCCCTTTCCGGGCCGGAAGTGGTAGCGCTCGCGCAGCGGGGAGCCGGGACCCTCGCGCAGGGCGCGCTTGAACCACTCGTGCTCCGCCGAGGAGTGGTTGGGGACGAGGTCGACGATGATCCGCAGATTCAGCGCGTGGGCGTCGCGGATCAGCGCGTCGGCGTCCAGCAGGGTGCCGAACATCGGGTCGATGGCCCGGTAGTCGG encodes the following:
- a CDS encoding glycoside hydrolase family 13 protein, whose translation is MTQHLAAPFSGTSDDAPGHRRGWWQDAVIYQVYPRSFADGNGDGMGDLDGVRRRLPYLAGLGVDAVWLSPFYASPQADAGYDVADYRAIDPMFGTLLDADALIRDAHALNLRIIVDLVPNHSSAEHEWFKRALREGPGSPLRERYHFRPGKGPDGELPPNDWESIFGGPAWTRTTDPDGAPGDWYLHLFAPEQPDFNWDHPAVADEFRSILRFWLDMGVDGFRVDVAHGLVKAAGLPDIGAGGQLRLLGNDVMPFFDQDGVHEVYRQWRTILDEYPGDRIAVAEAWTPTVERTANYVRPDELHQAFNFQYLGTSWQAPALREVIEVSLAAMRPVGAPATWVLSNHDVTRHATRFASPPGVGTQTRQAGDRTLGLRRARAATLLMLALPGSAYLYQGEELGLPDVTDLPDEARQDPSFFRADGQDGYRDGCRVPIPWTREGSSYGFGTGGSWLPQPAGWGAHSVEAQTGDPDSTLELYRAALTVRKEHPGLGAGTAVEWYDAPEGVLVLGRPGFRCTVNTTDTPVRIATPGRPLLASGPIAAGEADDGHTELPADTTVWWAV